In one window of Caenimonas aquaedulcis DNA:
- a CDS encoding sensor histidine kinase has translation MNSPRTESGAARGSMISWLARLNTQVSQWASSMSWWRLILLFLLLIIAGSILAELLHLKHDRVRVRGSDQEMVVTIGGKDGIQIRGKDGGPLMIPPHPPVPPGAGSTDASPPSAAPKSASPDGDEDDDEDKQVVVARKVITARGILGDIGSALLVVFFAYLAAAKIVVRKVAQADAKVRTAVDAAEREAMERQLVQARLQVLQAQVEPHFLFNTLAAVDYLIETEPSRASKMQKALITYLRGALPQMRQETSTLGREMRLIRSYLELIQMRIEERLRVEIAVPQGLESADFPPMMLQSLVENAIKHGIEPKSEGGTVRVAAGVQNAQLWVEVSDTGVGVPDGEILDGPTSGTGIGLQNIRERLAVLYPGKSRLMLRSDPNTGTVVRITVPYNVAPEAARIDDAEFAGKAA, from the coding sequence ATGAACTCTCCGCGCACCGAATCCGGCGCAGCCCGCGGGTCGATGATCAGCTGGCTGGCGCGCCTGAATACCCAGGTGTCCCAATGGGCGTCGTCGATGTCCTGGTGGCGCCTGATCCTCCTCTTTCTCCTCCTGATCATCGCGGGCAGCATCCTCGCCGAGCTCCTGCACCTCAAGCACGACCGGGTGCGTGTCAGGGGCAGCGACCAGGAGATGGTCGTCACCATCGGCGGCAAGGACGGCATCCAGATCCGCGGCAAGGACGGCGGCCCGCTGATGATCCCGCCGCACCCGCCCGTCCCGCCCGGCGCCGGCAGCACCGACGCGTCCCCGCCGAGCGCCGCGCCCAAGAGCGCGTCCCCCGATGGCGACGAGGACGATGACGAGGACAAGCAGGTCGTGGTGGCCCGCAAGGTGATCACCGCCCGCGGCATCCTGGGCGACATCGGCAGCGCGTTGCTCGTGGTGTTCTTCGCGTACCTGGCCGCCGCCAAGATCGTCGTGCGCAAGGTGGCGCAGGCGGACGCCAAGGTGCGCACCGCCGTCGATGCGGCCGAGCGCGAGGCCATGGAGCGGCAGCTCGTGCAGGCCCGCCTGCAGGTGCTGCAGGCCCAGGTGGAACCGCACTTCCTGTTCAATACGCTGGCCGCCGTCGACTACCTGATCGAAACCGAGCCGAGCCGCGCCTCGAAGATGCAGAAGGCGCTCATCACCTACTTGCGCGGCGCGCTGCCGCAGATGCGCCAGGAGACCTCGACGCTGGGCCGCGAGATGCGCCTGATCCGGTCCTACCTCGAGCTGATCCAGATGCGCATCGAGGAGCGGCTGCGCGTGGAGATCGCGGTGCCGCAGGGGCTGGAGAGTGCGGACTTCCCGCCCATGATGCTGCAGTCCCTGGTGGAAAACGCGATCAAGCACGGCATCGAACCCAAGTCCGAGGGCGGTACCGTGCGGGTGGCGGCCGGCGTGCAGAACGCGCAGCTGTGGGTGGAAGTGAGCGACACCGGCGTGGGCGTGCCCGACGGGGAAATTCTCGATGGGCCGACCTCCGGCACCGGCATCGGGCTGCAGAACATCCGCGAGCGGCTCGCGGTGCTGTATCCCGGCAAGAGCCGCCTGATGTTGCGCTCGGACCCGAACACCGGCACGGTGGTGCGCATCACGGTGCCCTACAACGTGGCGCCCGAGGCTGCACGCATCGACGACGCCGAATTCGCAGGGAAAGCCGCATGA
- a CDS encoding arginine/lysine/ornithine decarboxylase gives MKFRFPIVIIDEDYRSENSSGLGIRALAAAIEAEGFEVLGVTSYGDLSQFAQQQSRASAFILSIDDEEFTPGPDLDPAVLNLRKFIEEVRRKNLDVPIYVYGETKTSRHIPNDILRELHGFIHMFEDTPEFMARHIIREAKSYLEGVQPPFFKALLDYAEDGSYSWHCPGHSGGVAFLKSPIGQMFHQFFGENMLRADVCNAVEELGQLLDHTGPVAASERNAARIFNADHCFFVTNGTSTSNKMVWHHTVAPGDVVVVDRNCHKSILHAIIMTGAIPVFMKPTRNHFGIIGPIPQSEFEPAAIRAKIKANPLLQGVDADKVKPRVMTLTQSTYDGVIYNTETIKKMLDGYVDTLHFDEAWLPHAAFHPFYGEYHAMGRKRVRPRESLTFATQSTHKLLAGISQASHVLVQDSQNRKLDRHLFNEAYLMHTSTSPQYSIIASCDVAAAMMEPPGGTALVEESILEALDFRRAMRKVDEEYGKDWWFKVWGPDKLVEEGIGRADDWIIKGEARTAKWHGFGNLAEGFNMLDPIKSTIVTPGMNLNGKFDKTGIPASIVTKFLAEHGIIVEKTGLYSFFIMFTIGITKGRWNTLLTALQQFKDDYAKNQPMWRILPEFCQQYPRYERMGLADLCQHVHELYARYDIARLTTDMYLSDLTPAMKPSDAFAYIAHRKTERVEIDHLEGRITTSLVTPYPPGIPLLIPGEVFNKKIVDYLKFSREFNSQCPGFETDIHGLVEEADAQGVVRYYADCVKA, from the coding sequence ATGAAGTTCCGCTTTCCCATCGTCATCATCGACGAGGACTACCGCTCCGAAAACTCCTCGGGCCTCGGCATCCGCGCGCTCGCGGCCGCCATCGAAGCGGAGGGTTTCGAGGTGCTCGGCGTCACGAGCTACGGCGACCTGTCGCAGTTCGCGCAGCAGCAAAGCCGCGCGAGCGCCTTCATCCTGTCGATCGACGACGAGGAATTCACGCCCGGGCCCGACCTCGACCCGGCGGTGCTGAACCTGCGCAAGTTCATCGAGGAAGTGCGCCGCAAGAACCTGGACGTGCCGATCTACGTCTACGGCGAGACCAAGACCTCCCGCCACATCCCGAACGACATCCTGCGCGAGCTGCACGGCTTCATCCACATGTTCGAGGACACGCCGGAGTTCATGGCGCGCCACATCATCCGCGAGGCCAAGAGCTACCTGGAAGGCGTGCAGCCACCGTTCTTCAAGGCCCTGCTGGACTACGCGGAGGACGGCTCCTATTCCTGGCACTGCCCGGGCCACTCGGGCGGCGTCGCGTTCCTCAAGAGCCCGATCGGGCAGATGTTCCACCAGTTCTTCGGCGAGAACATGCTGCGCGCGGACGTCTGCAACGCCGTGGAGGAGCTCGGCCAGCTGCTGGACCACACCGGGCCAGTGGCGGCGAGCGAGCGCAATGCGGCGCGCATCTTCAACGCCGACCACTGCTTTTTCGTCACCAACGGCACCAGCACCTCCAACAAGATGGTCTGGCACCACACGGTGGCGCCGGGCGACGTCGTGGTGGTTGACCGCAACTGCCACAAGTCCATCCTGCACGCGATCATCATGACGGGCGCGATTCCCGTCTTCATGAAGCCCACGCGCAACCACTTCGGCATCATCGGCCCGATCCCGCAAAGCGAGTTCGAGCCTGCCGCCATCCGCGCCAAGATCAAGGCGAACCCGCTCCTGCAGGGCGTGGACGCCGACAAGGTCAAGCCCCGGGTGATGACGCTCACGCAGTCCACCTACGACGGCGTGATCTACAACACCGAGACCATCAAGAAGATGCTCGACGGCTATGTGGACACGCTGCACTTCGACGAAGCCTGGCTGCCGCACGCGGCCTTCCACCCGTTCTACGGCGAATACCACGCGATGGGGCGCAAGCGGGTGCGCCCGCGCGAGTCGCTGACCTTCGCGACCCAGTCGACGCACAAGCTGCTGGCTGGCATCAGCCAGGCGAGCCACGTGCTGGTGCAGGATTCGCAGAACCGCAAGCTGGACCGGCACCTCTTCAACGAGGCCTACCTGATGCACACCAGCACCAGCCCGCAGTACTCGATCATCGCGAGCTGCGACGTCGCGGCCGCGATGATGGAGCCGCCGGGCGGCACCGCGCTGGTGGAGGAAAGCATACTGGAGGCGCTGGACTTCCGCCGCGCCATGCGCAAGGTGGACGAGGAATACGGCAAGGACTGGTGGTTCAAGGTCTGGGGACCGGACAAGCTGGTCGAGGAAGGCATCGGCCGCGCCGACGACTGGATCATCAAGGGCGAGGCCCGCACCGCCAAGTGGCACGGCTTCGGCAACCTCGCCGAGGGCTTCAACATGCTGGACCCGATCAAGTCCACCATCGTCACGCCCGGCATGAACCTGAACGGCAAGTTCGACAAGACGGGCATCCCGGCGTCCATCGTGACCAAGTTCCTCGCCGAGCACGGGATCATCGTGGAGAAGACGGGCCTCTACAGCTTCTTCATCATGTTCACCATCGGCATCACCAAGGGCCGCTGGAACACGCTGCTCACCGCGTTGCAGCAGTTCAAGGACGACTACGCGAAGAACCAGCCGATGTGGCGGATCCTTCCGGAGTTCTGCCAGCAGTACCCGCGCTACGAGCGCATGGGCCTCGCGGACCTCTGCCAGCACGTCCACGAGCTCTACGCCCGCTACGACATCGCCCGGCTGACCACCGACATGTACCTGAGCGACCTCACGCCCGCCATGAAGCCGAGCGACGCCTTCGCCTACATCGCGCACCGCAAGACCGAGCGGGTGGAGATCGACCACCTGGAAGGGCGCATCACCACCTCGCTCGTCACGCCGTACCCGCCGGGCATCCCGCTCTTGATCCCGGGCGAGGTGTTCAACAAGAAGATCGTGGACTACCTGAAGTTCTCCCGGGAGTTCAACTCCCAGTGCCCGGGCTTCGAGACGGACATCCACGGGCTGGTCGAAGAGGCGGACGCCCAGGGCGTCGTGCGCTATTACGCGGACTGCGTGAAGGCCTGA
- a CDS encoding NfeD family protein: MAESTIWWLLAGTAVAVELLTGTFYLLMLAIGLAAAALAAHAGAGTSVQLVVAAVVGGGAVTAWHLLRPRQPAGPASANRDVNMDVGETVQVDAWNPDGTASVRYRGANWTVVPFAPGTAATGAHRVREVVGSRLVVEKI; encoded by the coding sequence ATGGCTGAATCGACCATCTGGTGGCTGCTCGCCGGCACGGCTGTTGCCGTCGAGTTGCTGACGGGCACCTTCTACCTGCTGATGCTGGCCATCGGCCTCGCTGCCGCGGCCCTCGCCGCCCATGCCGGCGCCGGGACGTCGGTCCAGCTCGTGGTGGCCGCCGTCGTCGGCGGCGGCGCGGTGACCGCCTGGCACCTGCTGCGCCCGCGCCAGCCGGCCGGCCCGGCCTCCGCCAACCGCGACGTCAACATGGACGTCGGCGAGACGGTCCAGGTCGACGCCTGGAACCCGGACGGCACCGCCTCCGTGCGTTATCGCGGCGCCAACTGGACGGTCGTGCCGTTCGCGCCGGGCACCGCCGCGACCGGCGCGCACCGGGTGCGCGAAGTCGTGGGCAGCCGCCTCGTCGTCGAAAAGATCTGA
- a CDS encoding SPFH domain-containing protein: MTVAIIIFVIAIIFVARAVKVVPQQNAWVVERLGKYHASLAPGLNFVVPFIDRVAYKHNLKEIPLDVPSQICITRDNTQLQVDGILYFQVTDPMRASYGSSNYIVAVTQLAQTSLRSVIGKLELDKTFEERDIINAQVVQAIDEAALNWGVKVLRYEIKDLTPPKEILHAMQSQITAEREKRALIAASEGRRQEQINIATGEREAYIARSEGEKQSIINKAQGEAASITAVAEATAGAIERIAAAIRQPGGELAVQLKVAERAVDAYSRVAADATTTLIVPSNMTEVSALITSAMKMVQGTKAA; this comes from the coding sequence ATGACCGTCGCGATCATCATCTTCGTCATCGCCATCATCTTCGTGGCGCGCGCCGTCAAGGTCGTGCCGCAGCAAAATGCCTGGGTCGTCGAGCGCCTGGGCAAGTACCACGCCTCGCTGGCGCCCGGGCTGAATTTCGTCGTGCCCTTCATCGACCGCGTCGCCTACAAGCACAACCTCAAGGAGATCCCGCTGGACGTCCCCAGCCAGATCTGCATCACGCGCGACAACACGCAGCTGCAGGTGGACGGCATCCTGTACTTCCAGGTGACCGACCCGATGCGCGCGAGCTACGGCTCGTCCAATTACATCGTGGCCGTCACGCAGCTCGCCCAGACCTCGCTGCGCAGCGTGATCGGCAAGCTGGAGCTGGACAAGACCTTCGAGGAGCGCGACATCATCAACGCGCAGGTGGTCCAGGCGATCGACGAAGCCGCGCTGAACTGGGGCGTGAAGGTCCTGCGCTACGAGATCAAGGACCTGACGCCGCCCAAGGAGATCCTGCACGCGATGCAGTCGCAGATCACCGCCGAGCGCGAAAAGCGCGCCCTGATCGCCGCCTCCGAGGGCCGCCGGCAGGAGCAGATCAACATCGCCACCGGCGAGCGCGAGGCCTACATTGCCCGTTCCGAAGGCGAAAAGCAGTCGATCATCAACAAGGCACAAGGCGAGGCCGCGTCCATCACCGCCGTGGCGGAGGCGACCGCCGGCGCGATCGAGCGCATCGCCGCCGCGATCCGCCAGCCGGGGGGCGAACTGGCGGTGCAGCTGAAGGTCGCGGAACGCGCGGTCGACGCTTACAGCCGGGTGGCGGCGGACGCCACCACCACCCTGATCGTGCCGAGCAACATGACGGAAGTCTCGGCCCTGATCACCTCGGCGATGAAGATGGTGCAGGGGACGAAAGCGGCCTGA
- a CDS encoding hybrid sensor histidine kinase/response regulator: protein MAAPVITSAEATASQQLGGQEKVNILVVDDLPEKHVVFRSILEELGQNVISARSGKEALKFILEMEFAVILLDVNMPDIDGLETASLIRQYKKSAQTPIVFITAYVDERQAARSYELGAVDYIPSPVVPDVLRSKVRVFVELFRMNRQLQQQAAAREALARSEAAREAAEQAIERSDFLSRASQSLSRSLNLEDTIQALFPVAVPVLGDRATFVLATDGVLSRVEHYPPVEASAQEMPAGLRAALDTALETKVLERWEEGGRAFAVCPLLTNGKSRGALILEAPAAAMDSSRISLARDVVARASIALENARLYTAVQDADRRKNEFLAMLAHELRNPLAPIRNAVHIMQGDDVTQPTMNWARDVIGRQADHMARLIDDLLDVSRIVQGKVVVKPEKLTLASLVERSIEASSPRVTGRDQTLHVELPEEGVVLHGDAVRLAQVLSNLINNASKFSGPGTRIDLSARYAAGELKLSVKDQGAGIDAGFLPHIFDLFAQADQSLDRAQGGLGIGLTLVKHLVELHGGHVVAHSDGVGRGTEITVTLPAQLEDGADAPSSGPASRKAAAEAAKAPSRILVVDDLAASAETLMTLLEMEGYEVRVANEGMEALRIAEDFRPDVVLLDIGLPGMNGFEVAHRLRQQPESRDALMIALTGYGEAESRTRSAQAGFDFHMVKPADVNLLLSLLADPQQARQARAARAA from the coding sequence ATGGCTGCACCAGTGATCACCAGCGCGGAAGCGACGGCGTCGCAGCAGCTGGGCGGGCAGGAGAAGGTCAACATCCTGGTGGTCGACGACCTGCCGGAAAAGCACGTCGTCTTCCGCAGCATCCTGGAGGAACTCGGCCAGAACGTGATCAGCGCGCGCTCGGGCAAGGAAGCGCTCAAGTTCATCCTGGAGATGGAGTTCGCCGTGATCCTGCTGGACGTCAACATGCCGGACATCGACGGCCTGGAGACGGCCAGCCTGATCCGGCAGTACAAGAAGTCCGCGCAGACCCCGATCGTCTTCATCACGGCGTACGTGGACGAGCGGCAGGCGGCCCGCAGCTACGAGCTGGGCGCGGTCGACTACATCCCGTCACCGGTCGTCCCCGACGTGCTGCGCTCCAAGGTGCGCGTGTTCGTCGAGCTTTTCCGCATGAACCGCCAGCTGCAGCAGCAGGCGGCCGCGCGCGAGGCGCTGGCGCGTTCCGAGGCGGCGCGCGAAGCCGCGGAACAGGCGATCGAGCGCTCCGATTTCCTTTCCCGGGCGAGCCAGTCGCTGTCGCGTTCGCTGAACCTCGAGGACACGATCCAGGCCTTGTTCCCGGTGGCCGTGCCCGTGCTCGGGGACCGCGCGACCTTCGTGCTGGCGACCGACGGGGTGCTCTCCCGCGTCGAACACTACCCGCCGGTGGAGGCCTCGGCACAGGAGATGCCCGCGGGCCTGCGCGCCGCGCTCGACACCGCGCTGGAGACCAAGGTCCTCGAGCGATGGGAAGAGGGCGGCCGGGCTTTCGCGGTCTGCCCGCTGCTCACCAACGGCAAATCGCGCGGCGCGCTCATCCTGGAAGCGCCCGCGGCGGCGATGGATTCGTCGCGCATCTCGCTGGCGCGCGACGTGGTCGCCCGCGCCTCGATCGCCCTGGAGAACGCGCGCCTGTACACGGCGGTGCAGGACGCGGACCGCCGCAAGAACGAATTCCTCGCGATGCTGGCGCACGAGCTGCGCAACCCCCTCGCGCCCATCCGCAATGCCGTGCACATCATGCAGGGCGATGACGTGACGCAGCCCACCATGAACTGGGCGCGCGACGTGATCGGCCGGCAGGCGGACCACATGGCCCGGCTGATCGACGACCTGCTGGACGTCTCGCGCATCGTGCAGGGCAAGGTGGTGGTCAAGCCCGAGAAGCTCACCCTGGCCTCGCTCGTGGAGCGTTCCATCGAGGCGAGCTCGCCCCGGGTCACGGGCCGCGACCAGACGCTGCACGTCGAGTTGCCCGAGGAGGGCGTGGTGCTGCACGGGGATGCGGTCCGACTGGCGCAGGTGCTGTCCAACCTCATCAACAATGCGTCGAAGTTTTCCGGGCCGGGCACGCGCATCGACCTGTCGGCGCGCTATGCGGCGGGCGAGCTCAAGCTCTCGGTCAAGGACCAGGGCGCCGGCATCGACGCGGGCTTCCTGCCGCACATCTTCGACCTGTTCGCCCAGGCGGACCAGTCGCTGGACCGCGCGCAGGGCGGCCTGGGCATCGGCCTCACGCTGGTGAAGCACCTGGTGGAACTGCATGGCGGCCATGTGGTGGCCCACAGCGACGGCGTGGGGCGGGGCACGGAAATCACCGTGACGCTCCCGGCCCAGCTCGAGGACGGGGCGGACGCGCCGTCCTCGGGGCCCGCGTCCCGCAAGGCCGCCGCGGAGGCGGCCAAGGCGCCGTCGCGCATCCTCGTCGTCGACGACCTCGCGGCCTCGGCCGAGACGCTCATGACCTTGCTGGAGATGGAAGGCTATGAAGTGCGGGTCGCCAACGAAGGGATGGAAGCCTTGCGCATCGCCGAGGACTTCCGGCCGGACGTGGTGCTGCTGGACATCGGCCTGCCGGGCATGAACGGCTTCGAGGTCGCGCATCGCCTGCGCCAGCAACCCGAGTCGCGCGATGCGCTCATGATCGCGCTCACCGGCTACGGCGAGGCGGAGAGCCGCACGCGCTCCGCGCAGGCGGGATTCGATTTCCATATGGTCAAGCCCGCGGACGTCAACCTGTTGCTGTCCCTGCTCGCCGATCCGCAGCAAGCGCGGCAGGCGAGGGCGGCAAGGGCGGCGTGA